The Terriglobales bacterium genome includes a region encoding these proteins:
- a CDS encoding transketolase C-terminal domain-containing protein → MAPVTYLEAIRQGIWEEMERSPEVFCIGEDIGIYGGAFKVTDGFIQRFGPERVIDTPIAESAIVGAAFGAALTGLRPVVEFQFIDFIGCAFNQITNMLAKSHYRWGAPAPVVLRGPSGGGVHGGPFHSQNPEMYFVHTPGLKVVCPATPYDAKGLIKSAIRDNNPVLFFEHKFLYRRIKEELPAGKDADYVVPIGKARVARQVKDGGHLSIITYAAMVHTALEAAETLAKEGIEVEVVDLRTLLPLD, encoded by the coding sequence TCTTCTGCATCGGGGAGGACATCGGCATCTACGGCGGGGCGTTCAAGGTGACCGACGGATTCATCCAACGCTTCGGGCCGGAGCGAGTGATCGACACCCCCATCGCCGAGTCGGCCATCGTGGGCGCCGCCTTCGGCGCGGCGCTCACCGGACTGCGCCCGGTGGTCGAGTTCCAGTTCATCGACTTCATCGGCTGCGCCTTCAACCAGATCACCAACATGCTGGCCAAGTCGCACTACCGCTGGGGCGCGCCTGCGCCGGTGGTGCTGCGCGGGCCCTCGGGCGGCGGCGTCCACGGCGGGCCCTTCCACTCGCAGAACCCGGAGATGTACTTCGTGCACACGCCCGGGCTGAAAGTCGTCTGCCCGGCGACGCCCTACGACGCCAAGGGACTCATCAAGTCGGCCATCCGCGACAACAATCCCGTGCTCTTCTTCGAGCACAAGTTCTTGTACCGCAGGATCAAAGAAGAGCTGCCGGCGGGAAAAGACGCCGACTACGTGGTGCCCATCGGCAAGGCGCGGGTGGCGCGCCAGGTGAAGGACGGCGGCCACCTGAGCATCATCACCTACGCGGCCATGGTGCACACGGCGCTGGAGGCGGCGGAGACGCTGGCCAAGGAAGGGATCGAGGTCGAAGTCGTGGACCTGCGGACGCTGCTGCCGCTCGACC